The Schistocerca piceifrons isolate TAMUIC-IGC-003096 unplaced genomic scaffold, iqSchPice1.1 HiC_scaffold_1286, whole genome shotgun sequence region ACTGCacggcttgcgatgacagcacagcttgcaaggacagcacagcttgcgaggacagcacagcttgcgaggacagcacagctagcgaggacagcacagctagcgaggacagcacagcttgcgaggacagcaaggcttgcgaggacagcacggcttgcgaggacagcacggcttgcgagcacagcactgcttgcgaggacagctagacttgagaggacagctcaagttgcgaggacagttcaacttgagaggagaacacaacttgagaggagtgctcaactttcgaggacagcaatGCCTACGAGgctagcatggcttgcgaggacagcacggcttgcaagaacagcacggcttgcgaggacagcacagcttacgggaccgcacagcttgcgaggacagcacagcttgcgaggacagaacagcttgcgaggacagctcaacttgagaggacagctcaacttgagaggacagttcaacttgagagaacagctgaagttgagaggacagctcagctagagaggacagcgcaacttgagaggacagctctacttgagagcacagctcaacttgagaggacagctgaactcgagagggcagctcaactcgagtggacagcaaagcttgcgaggactgcacggcttgcgaggacagcacggcttgcgaggacagcacggcttgcgaggacagcacggctggcgaggacagcacaggttgcgaggacagcacagcttgcgaggacagcacagcttgtgaggacagcacagcttgcgaggactgcacagcttgcgaggacagcacagcttgcgaggacagcacagcttgcgaggacagcacagcttgcgagaacagcacagctagcgaggacagcacagcttgcgaggacagcaaggcttgcgaggacagcacggcctgcgaggacagcatggcttgcgaggacagcacggcttgcagggacagcacagcttgcgaggacagcacagcttgtgagacagcacagcttgcgaggacagcacagcttgcgaggacagcacaatttgcgaggacagcacagcttgcgaggacagcacagcttgcgaggacagcacagctagcgaggacagcacagcttgcgaggacagcaaggcttgcgaggacagcatggcctgcgaggacagcacggcttgcgatgacagcacagcttgcaaggacagcacagcttgcggggacagcacagcttgcgaggacagtacagcttgcgaggacagcacaacttgcgacgacagcacagcttgcgaggacagcacagcttgcgaggacagctcaacttgagaggacagctcaacttgagaggacagatcaacttgagagtacatctcaacttgagaggagagctcaacttgagaggagagctcaacatgagaggagagctcaacttgagaggacagctcaacttgagaggacagctcaacttgagaggagagctcaacttgagaggacagctcaacttgacagaacagctcaacttgagaggacagctcaacttgagaggacagttcaacttgagaggacagctcaactttagaggacagcacaactcgagatgacagcacaacttgagatgacagcacaacttgggtggacagcacagcttgcgaggacagcaaagcttgcgaggacagcatgtcttgcaaggacagaacggcttgcgaggacagcacggcttgcggggacatcacggcttgcggggacagcacggcttgcgaggacagcacagcttccgaggacagcacagcttgcgaggacagcacagcttgcgaggacaacacagcttgcgaggacagcacagcttgcgaggacagcacagcttgcgaggacagcacagcttgcgaggacagcacagcttgtgaggacagcacagcttgcgaggacggctcaacttgagaggacagctcaccttgagatgaccgctcaacttgagaggagacctcaacttgagaggagagctcaacttgagaggagagctcaatttgagaggaaagctcaacttgagaggtcatctcaactagagaggacagctcaactagagaggacagctcaactagagaggacagctcaactaaagaggacagttcaactagagaggacagatcaactagagaggacagctcaacttgagaggacagctcaacttaagaggacagctaaacttgagaggatagctcaacttgagacgacagcacaacttttgcggacagcacagcttgggaggacagcacagcttgcgaggaccgctaaaattgcgaggacagcatggcttgcgatgacagcacggcttgcaagaacagcacagcttgcgaggacagcacggcttgcgaagacagcatggcttgcgaggacagcacggcttgccaggacagcacggcttgcgaggacagcacgccttgcgaggacagcaccggttgcgaggacagcatggcttgcgaagacagcacaggttgtgaggacaccacgggttgcgaggacagcacagcttccgaggacaggacagcttccgaGGGCAGCGCAGCttctgaggacaacacagcttccgaggacagcacagcttgcgaggacagcacagcttgcgaggacagcacagctagcgaagacagcacagcttgcaaggactgcacagcttgcgaggacagcacagcttgcgaggacagcacagcttgcgaggacagcacagcttgtgaggacagcacagcttgcgaggactgcacagcttgcgaggacagcacagcttgcgaggacagcacagcttgcgaggacagcacagcttgcgagaacagcacagctagcgaggacagcacagcttgcgaggacagcaaggcttgcgaggacagcacggcctgcgaggacagcatggcttgcgaggacagcacggcttgcagggacagcacagcttgcgaggacagcacagcttgtgagacagcacagcttgcgaggacagcacagcttgcgaggacagcacaatttgcgaggacagcacagcttgcgaggacagcacagcttgcgaggacagcacagctagcgaggacagcacagcttgcgaggacagcaaggcttgcgaggacagcatggcctgcgaggacagcacggcttgcgatgacagcacagcttgcaaggacagcacagcttgcggggacagcacagcttgcgaggacagtacagcttgcgaggacagcacaacttgcgacgacagcacagcttgcgaggacagcacagcttgcgaggacagctcaacttgagaggacagctcaacttgagaggacagatcaacttgagagtacatctcaacttgagaggagagctcaacttgagaggagagctcaacatgagaggagagctcaacttgagaggacagctcaacttgagaggacagctcaacttgagaggagagctcaacttgagaggacagctcaacttgacagaacagctcgacttgagaggacagctcaacttgagaggacagttcaacttgagaggacagctcaactttagaggacagcacaactcgagatgacagcacaacttgagatgacagcacaacttgggtggacagcacagcttgcgaggacagcaaagcttgcgaggacagcacggcttgcaaggacagaacggcttgcgaggacagcatggcttgttgggacagcacggcttgcggggacagcacggcttgcgaggacagcacagcctcCGAGGACAAcacggtttgcgaggacagcacggcttgcgaggccAGCACAGGtttcgaggacagcacgggttgcgaggacagcacagattccgaggacaggacagcttgtgaggacagcacagcttgcgaggacagcacagcttgcgaggacagcacagctagtgaggacagcacagctagcgaggacagcacagcttgcgaggacagcaaggcttgcgaggacagcacggcttgcgaggacagcacggcttgcgagcacagcactgcttgcgaggacagctagacttgagaggacagctcaagttgcgaggacagttcaacttgagaggagaacacaacttgagaggactgctcaactttcgaggacagcaatGCCTACGAGgctagcatggcttgcgaggacagcacggcttgcaagaacagcacggcttgcgaggacagcacagcttacgggaccgcacagcttgcgaggacagcacagcttgcgaggacagaacagcttgcgaggacagctcaacttgagaggacagctcaacttgagaggacagttcaacttgagagaacagctgaagttgagaggacagctcagctagagaggacagcgcaacttgagaggacagctctacttgagagcacagctcaacttgagaggacagctgaactcgagagggcagctcaactcgagtggacagcaaagcttgcgaggactgcacggcttgcgaggacagcacggcttgcgaggacagcacggcttgcgaggacagcacggctggcgaggacagcacaggttgcgaagacagcacagcttctgaggactgcacagcttgcgaggacagcacggcttgcgaggacagcacagcttgcgaggagagcacagcttgcgaggacaacacagcttgcgaggacagcacagcttgcgaggacagcacagcttgcgaggacagcacagcttgcgaggacagcacagcttgtgaggacagcacagcttgcgaggacggctcaacttgagaggacagctcaccttgagatgaccgctcaacttgagaggagacctcaacttgagaggagagctcaacttgagaggagagctcaatttgagaggaaagctcaacttgagaggtcagctcaactagagaggacagctcaactagagaggacagctcaactagagaggacagctcaactaaagaggacagttcaactagagaggacagatcaactagagaggacagctcaacttgagaggacagctcaacttaagaggacagctaaacttgagaggatagctcaacttgagacgacagcacaacttttgaggacagcacagcttgggaggacagcacagcttgcgaggaccgctaaaattgcgaggacagcatggcttgcgatgacagcacggcttgcaagaacagcacagcttgcgaggacagcacggcttgcgaagacagcatggcttgcgaggacagcacggcttgccaggacagcacggcttgcgaggacagcacgccttgcgaggacagcaccggttgcgaggacagcatggcttgcgaagacagcacaggttgtgaggacaccacgggttgcgaggacagcacagcttccgaggacaggacagcttccgaGGGCAGCGCAGCttctgaggacaacacagcttccgaggacagcacagcttgcgaggacagcacagcttgcgaggacagcacagctagcgaagacagcacagcttgcaaggactgcacagcttgcgaggacagcacagcttgcgaggacagcacagcttgcgaggacagcacagcttgtgaggacagcacagcttgcgaggactgcacagcttgcgaggacagcacagcttgcgaggacagcacagcttgcgaggacagcacagcttgcgagaacagcacagctagcgaggacagcacagcttgcgaggacagcaaggcttgcgaggacagcacggcctgcgaggacagcatggcttgcgaggacagcacggcttgcagggacagcacagcttgcgaggacagcacagcttgtgagacagcacagcttgcgaggacagcacagcttgcgaggacagcacaatttgcgaggacagcacagcttgcgaggacagcacagcttgcgaggacagcacagctagcgaggacagcacagcttgcgaggacagcaaggcttgcgaggacagcatggcctgcgaggacagcacggcttgcgatgacagcacagcttgcaaggacagcacagcttgcggggacagcacagcttgcgaggacagtacagcttgcgaggacagcacaacttgcgacgacagcacagcttgcgaggacagcacagcttgcgaggacagctcaacttgagaggacagctcaacttgagaggacagatcaacttgagagtacatctcaacttgagaggagagctcaacttgagaggagagctcaacatgagaggagagctcaacttgagaggacagctcaacttgagaggacagctcaacttgagaggagagctcaacttgagaggacagctcaacttgacagaacagctcaacttgagaggacagctcaacttgagaggacagttcaacttgagaggacagctcaactttagaggacagcacaactcgagatgacagcacaacttgagatgacagcacaacttgggtggacagcacagcttgcgaggacagcaaagcttgcgaggacagcatgtcttgcaaggacagaacggcttgcgaggacagcacggcttgcggggacatcacggcttgcggggacagcacggcttgcgaggacagcacagcttccgaggacagcacagcttgcgaggacagcacagcttgcgaggacaacacagcttgcgaggacagcacagcttgcgaggacagcacagcttgcgaggacagcacagcttgcgaggacagcacagcttgtgaggacagcacagcttgcgaggacggctcaacttgagaggacagctcaccttgagatgaccgctcaacttgagaggagacctcaacttgagaggagagctcaacttgagaggagagctcaatttgagaggaaagctcaacttgagaggtcagctcaactagagaggacagctcaactagagaggacagctcaactagagaggacagctcaactaaagaggacagttcaactagagaggacagatcaactagagaggacagctcaacttgagaggacagctcaacttaagaggacagctaaacttgagaggatagctcaacttgagacgacagcacaacttttgaggacagcacagcttgggaggacagcacagcttgcgaggaccgctaaaattgcgaggacagcatggcttgcgatgacagcacggcttgcaagaacagcacagcttgcgaggacagcacggcttgcgaagacagcatggcttgcgaggacagcacggcttgccaggacagcacggcttgcgaggacagcacgccttgcgaggacagcaccggttgcgaggacagcatggcttgcgaagacagcacaggttgtgaggacaccacgggttgcgaggacagcacagcttccgaggacaggacagcttccgaGGGCAGCGCAGCttctgaggacaacacagcttccgaggacagcacagcttgcgaggacagcacagcttgcgaggacagcacagctagcgaagacagcacagcttgcaaggactgcacagcttgcgaggacagcacagcttgcgaggacagcacagcttgcgaggacagcacagcttgtgaggacagcacagcttgcgaggactgcacagcttgcgaggacagcacagcttgcgaggacagcacagcttgcgaggacagcacagcttgcgagaacagcacagctagcgaggacagcacagcttgcgaggacagcaaggcttgcgaggacagcacggcctgcgaggacagcatggcttgcgaggacagcacggcttgcagggacagcacagcttgcgaggacagcacagcttgtgagacagcacagcttgcgaggacagcacagcttgcgaggacagcacaatttgcgaggacagcacagcttgcgaggacagcacagcttgcgaggacagcacagctagcgaggacagcacagcttgcgaggacagcaaggcttgcgaggacagcatggcctgcgaggacagcacggcttgcgatgacagcacagcttgcaaggacagcacagcttgcggggacagcacagcttgcgaggacagtacagcttgcgaggacagcacaacttgcgacgacagcacagcttgcgaggacagcacagcttgcgaggacagctcaacttgagaggacagctcaacttgagaggacagatcaacttgagagtacatctcaacttgagaggagagctcaacttgagaggagagctcaacatgagaggagagctcaacttgagaggacagctcaacttgagaggacagctcaacttgagaggagagctcaacttgagaggacagctcaacttgacagaacagctcaacttgagaggacagctcaacttgagaggacagttcaacttgagaggacagctcaactttagaggacagcacaactcgagatgacagcacaacttgagatgacagcacaacttgggtggacagcacagcttgcgaggacagcaaagcttgcgaggacagcatgtcttgcaaggacagaacggcttgcgaggacagcacggcttgcggggacatcacggcttgcggggacagcacggcttgcgaggacagcacagcttccgaggacagcacagcttgcgaggacagcacagcttgcgaggacaacacggcttgcgaggacagcacggcttgtgaagaCAGCACAGGtttcgaggacagcacgggttgcgaggacagcacagcttccgaggaaagGACAGCTTCTGAGGACAGCACTGCttctgaggacaacacagcttccgaggacagcacagcttgcgaggacatcacagctagcgtggacagcacagcttgcgaggacagcacagcttggcaggacagcacagctagcgaggacagcacagcttgcgaggacagcaaggcttgcaagGAAAGCACGgcatgcgaggacagcacggcttgcgaggacagcacagcttgtgaggacagctcaacttgagaggacagctcaagttgcgaggacagttcaacttgagaggagagcccaacttgagaggagtgctcaactttcgaggacagcaaaGCCAACGAGgctagcacggcttgcgaggacagcacggcttgcaaggacagcacggcttgcgaggacagcacagcttgcgaggaccgcacagcttgcgaggacagcacagcttgcgaggacagaacagcttgcgaggacagctcaacttgagaggacagctcaacttgagaggacagttcaacttgagagaacagctgaacttgagaggacagctcagctagagaggacagcgcaacttgatAGGACAGccctacttgagaggacagctcaacttgataggacagctcaacttgagaggacagttcaacttgagtggacagcaaa contains the following coding sequences:
- the LOC124731463 gene encoding uncharacterized protein LOC124731463; the protein is MACEDSTACKNSTACEDSTAYGTAQLARTAQLARTEQLARTAQLERTAQLERTVQLERTAEVERTAQLERTAQLERTALLESTAQLERTAELERAAQLEWTAKLARTARLARTARLARTARLARTARLARTAQVAKTAQLLRTAQLARTARLARTAQLARRAQLARTTQLARTAQLARTAQLARTAQLARTAQLVRTAQLARTAQLERTAHLEMTAQLERRPQLERRAQLERRAQFERKAQLESTACKNSTACEDSTACEDSMACEDSTACQDSTACEDSTPCEDSTGCEDSMACEDSTGCEDTTGCEDSTASEDRTASEGSAASEDNTASEDSTACEDSTACEDSTASEDSTACKDCTACEDSTACEDSTACEDSTACEDSTACEDCTACEDSTACEDSTACEDSTACENSTASEDSTACEDSKACEDSTACEDSMACEDSTACRDSTACEDSTACETAQLARTAQLARTAQFARTAQLARTAQLARTAQLARTAQLARTARLARTAWPARTARLAMTAQLARTAQLAGTAQLARTVQLARTAQLATTAQLARTAQLARTAQLERTAQLERTDQLESTSQLERRAQLERRAQHERRAQLERTAQLERTAQLERRAQLERTAQLDRTAQLERTAQLERTVQLERTAQL
- the LOC124731462 gene encoding prestalk protein-like, which translates into the protein MACDDSTACKNSTACEDSTACEDSMACEDSTACQDSTACEDSTPCEDSTGCEDSMACEDSTGCEDTTGCEDSTASEDRTASEGSAASEDNTASEDSTACEDSTACEDSTASEDSTACKDCTACEDSTACEDSTACEDSTACEDSTACEDCTACEDSTACEDSTACEDSTACENSTASEDSTACEDSKACEDSTACEDSMACEDSTACRDSTACEDSTACETAQLARTAQLARTAQFARTAQLARTAQLARTAQLARTAQLARTARLARTAWPARTARLAMTAQLARTAQLAGTAQLARTVQLARTAQLATTAQLARTAQLARTAQLERTAQLERTDQLESTSQLERRAQLERRAQHERRAQLERTAQLERTAQLERRAQLERTAQLDRTARLERTAQLERTVQLERTAQL